The sequence GCGTCTCTCCCTGTCCGCGCAGGTGGGAGATCATCACCGTGATGCCGCGGTCCTTGAAGCTGGAGGTGGGGTTGAACCACTCGAGCTTGAAGTGAACGCGCAGCCCGTTCCAGTCCAGTGGCAGCATGGGGGTGAAGCCCTCTCCGAGACTCACCCGGTGTCGAGGGGAGACCGGGATCGCGGCATGGTAGCGCCAAAGGGAGCGTTCGCTGGTGTCGATCTGGTCGGGCGTGAGCCCTGGCATCGGGCTGAGTGCGAGAGGCGTCCCGTCCTCACCGCGCCAGCGCCGGTCGGTGACCGCGTAACGCCGGCCGGACCTGTCGTAGAGGAACGGGGTATCGATCACGGTGCTGGTGGTGTCGTTCATGGAGCTGTTGAAACCCTTCGGCAGGTGGCTCCCCCCGCGAGGGGAACGTCAGATGAGTGGTCGAGGCACGTGGGATGGGCGGCTGGGTCAGCGCACCGGTTCGGTGGCCGCCGCGGGAACGTCGCCGGCTCGTGTTGTTCCGTGGGTCGTGGTGCCGGTCGTGCCGCGGCCGAGGACGGCGACGGCGACGGCGTTGCCGAGGATGTTCGTCGCGGTCCGGCCCATGTCGAGCAGTTGGTCGATCACCAGCAGCAGCGCGACGCCGGCCGCCGGGACACCGAAGCCGGGAACGACCGCGGCGATGATCACGAGCGCGCCGCGCGGCACGCCGGCCATGCCCTTGCTGCTCACCAGCAGGACGAGGCACATCAGGATCTGCTGGGCGAGGGGCATGTCGATGTCGTAGGCGTTGACCAGGAACACCGACGAGAACATCATGTACATCATCGAGCCGTCGATGTTGAACGCGTAGCCCAGCGGAAGGATCAGGCCGGTCGTCCGCCGATCGACACCGTAGGACGTCAGCGAGCTGATCATCTTGGGGAACGCGGCCTCCGTGCTCGATGTCGAGAACGCGATGAACATGGGCTCGCGCACCGCGGCGAGCAGCCGGAGCACTCCGCGGCCGAGGAACAGGGCCCCCACGGCGATCAGGGCGGCCCACAGGCCTGCCAGTGCGGTGTAGAAACTGACGATCAGCGACCCGTACGTGGCGAAGGCGCCGACACCCTCCGCGGTGAGTGCCGCGGCGACGGCGGTGAAGACGCCGATGGGTGCGAGCGCCATCACGTATCCGGTGACCTTGAGCATTACGTTGGTGAGCTCGTCGATCGCGTCGGCCAGACGGGAGTCGCCGTTGGCGGACTTGAGGGCGAGCAAGGCGACCCCGAAGAACATTGAGAACACAAGGATCTGGATCGGCTTGTTGGAGGCCAACGCCTCGATGAAGCTCTGCGGGACAAGTCCCTCGACGAACGTGGCCGGCGTGACCGGCTCGGTCTCGATGCCGGCCCCGCCTGCCGCCGGGGTCAGGTTCAGCCCGTCCCCCACGCCCATGGCGTGCGCCGCGAGAAATCCGTAGGCGCCGATGAGAAGCGACGCGGAGACGAACCACACCATCGAGCGGGCGAACAGCGACCCGATGCCCGTGGCCTTCGCCATGCCGGTGATGCCACCGACGATCGTCGCGAAGATGAGCGGGGCGATCACCATCTTGATCAGATTGAGGAAGAGGTGCGTCACCGTCTCCAGGACCGCGACGATCTCCTCGCGGCTTGAGGCGAACTGGTAGTGCAAGACCAGTCCCGCTCCGACCCCCAGGACAAGGGCGCCGACGATCAGTCGGCTCATCAGATTCTTCATGCAGCAACTCCAGACGGACGGTGTGACGCACCAGCCGGTGCGAGCGGCGGGGACCGAACGACCGTCACGGAGCAGTGGGCTGCAGGCTTCGCTCCGAGGGAATCGCTCGGTGTGGCCGGCACGCATGTGGTCCCGCCCACTCACAGTCTTAGACAAGAATTGCAGAAATGCAAGAAAATTCTAAGACCACTTCGCGCAGGTCGGATGGGTCTCGTCGCTCGGATGGGTCTCGTCGCCCGGCGACCGGCCCGCCGCCTGGCGCGCCGACCTGGCCGAGCGGCTGGTGCTGCGCCTGCGCGTCTCCGACGACCGCGGCATGGCGCTCGCGCTGGCCCTGCTCCGCGAGACCGGCGTCGAGCCGCCGCCGCACGACCCGCTGCTCGACCACCTGCTGCCGCGCCTGTTCGAGGCCGAAGGCGTGGGGCAGGTGCTCCAGTGGGACGGGGAGCCGCGCGCCGGCTGGCTGGGCGCGCTGGCGGCGCTGGCCGAGGCGGGCCGGGTGAAGCGCGAGGCGCTGATCGAAGGCTGCGTACGCCGCTTCCTGCGCGGCGGTACGGCCATCGACCTGCGGTTCTTCGTCCGCCTGCACGAGATGCTGGACCCCTCGCCTGCCGAGGCGGCCTCCCACGCTCGTGACTACCTGCGTCTGCTGCCCGCATCCCCCGGCCCGGTCGCCGAGCTGGCCATGAGGCGCCTGCGCGCCTACGACGCTCTCACCGCCGACGACCTCGCCGAGGCGTGGGAGGCGCTGCTGCTGCGCCCCGAGCGCAAGCTGGTGCGCGCCGGGCTGGCGTGGCTCGACCGTTCGGTACGGCGTACGCCCGCGCTGGCCGAGGTGATTGCCGCTCCGCTGGCCCGCGCGTTCGCCGCCGACTCCGCCGAGCTTCAGGAGAAGGCCGTCGAGGTGGCCCTCGCCCATGCGGGCGGCATGAGCGAGGAGGGGCGCGCCACCGTGCGCGAGGCGATCGAGCTGCTCGCGCCCCACCTCGGCCACCGGGCCGCCACGGCGTTCGCGGGTGGCACGGTGGCCGGAACCGGGCCCACGTTCGTGCCACCGCCGCTGCCCGCCGCGCCCGAACGCGCCTGCGGTGTCGCGCCCCCGATCGAGGCCGTCGAGGAGCTCAGCCGGCTGATGAGGGAGGGGGCGCGCTCCTGGCGCGCGTGGGAGCGGCTGCTCGCCGGCTTCGTCACGCTCGTCGGCCGTGACCGGGCGGGTGTGGCGGCGGCACTGCGCCCCTGGCTGCTCGACGGGCTCACCTGGGAGTACCGCCAGGAGAGCTGGGAGCGGGCCGACCAGTGGCTCCGGGGCGCCGCCCGTTCTCTGACCGCGACCGCGCCGACCCCGCGTGCCTGGCAGCGCCTCATGCCGAAGGCGGACCTGGCCGCCCCGCAACTGCTCCTGCTGCACCGCGGGGCCGAGATCCTTCGGGCCGTCGAGGAGGACACCCTCCCCCCACTGCTGCTGGCCACGCCCACGCACAGCACCGGGCACGTGGCGGCGGCCGAGATGGTCCGGCGGCTGGAGGTCATCGAGGCGGCAGGGGCCAAGCCGCTGGCCGCCGACCTCCAACAGGCGCTGCTGCGCCTGCCGCGCACCCCGGATCCCGAAGCGGCGGAGCGGGCGGCCCGCCTGACGTCCGCGGCGGGCAAGATTCTCGCCGCCTGGACCTGCCCGGAGGTCGAGATCGAGCTGGAGTGGACCTGCGGGAGCGACGGCGGCGACCACGACTGGCACGACCGGAGCCACCACCACGAGGTGCGCCTGGTGCCGACGGCCACCGCCGTCCCCGTCGGTCTCCCACTGGTCGACCTGATGCTCGGCGTTCTCCGGCACTGGTCCCAGGCCGAGCACCGCGAATGGTGGCCTTCGACACTGCCCTCGCACCGCGAGGTCGCCACCGCCTACCTCATGCAGCACGTGCTCAGGCGCTTCTGGGACGAATCTTTCGTCGGGCCGGAGCAGGCCCGCGATCTCGCCAGGGCCGAAGGACCGGCCGGGGCGGCGTTCTCGGCGCTGCTCGCCCGCGTCCTGGGCGACCCGCAAATGCCCGAGTCGGTCGACGTGCTGCTGGAGGTCGCCGCGCGCGGCGAGCTGCCCGCGGCCGAGATCGGCCGCCAGGCCGGGCTGCTCGTAGCCGGTGGCGAGGTCAGGATGATCGACATGGTCGCCGAGCTCGACGCCGTGGCCAGGCGGGGCGCCCCCGCGCACGTCTGCCGGATCACCGCCGCGGCGCTGCCCGCGCCGGGCGAGCGCCCGCGCAACGGCCTGGCCGGGTTCGTCACGCTCGCCGCCGCGCCGGGCTGGTCGCGGCTCGCCGTCCGCCGTGCCCAGGTCGGCGCGCACGCGCTGACCACCGTCTCGGCCCGGAACTCCTATGGTTCCGGCGAGCCGCCACTCGGTTGATCAGTGGGTGCGGCGGCGGGGTGCCAGGACTTTGGTGACCTTGGCGATGGCTTCGGCGCCGGGTTTGACGTAGCGCATGGCGGTGCGGGGGTTCTTGTGGCGGGTCTTGCCCATGATGAGCTGCAGCGGGATCTCGGCGTCGCCGAGGTGGGTGGCGGCGCTGTGGCGCAGCCGGTGCAGATCCAGCCCGGCGTACTTGTCCAGCAGGGCGCGGGCGCGGTCGTAGCCCAGGCGGGCGCGGCCGGTGTGCGGGCAGATGTCGGCGGCCGCCGGACGGCGGGCGGGGACCGGGCGGCGTTCGGACAGGAACAGCGGGCCGTGGGTGCGCGTGCTGCCGTCCGGGAGCCGGAGCAGGCGGGGCAGCAGATGGGCGGTGCCGCTGTCCCAGTACACCCACTCGACGGCGCCGCCCTTGGAGCGGACGGGGGCGCGGCGGTGCTCCAGGTCGAGGTCCTCGACGTTCAGGGCGAGGATCTCCGCGGCCCGGGCGGCGGTTTCGTAGAAGCATCCGCCACAGCGTCTTCTCGCGCAGCGGGATGTCGCGGCGCGACAGCAGCCGGTGGAGGGTGGTCTTGGCGACCGCGCGGGTCTCGTCGGCGCTCTCCTTGCGGCGTTCGGCCTCAGCCGGGACCGACGGGGCGGCCCAGTGCTTCTTGGTCTGGCACCAGACGAGCCAGGAGGTGACGGCGGCGCGGTTGCGGTTCCAGGTCGCCGGCGCGCTCATCCCCCACAGCTCGGTGAGCGCGGCGCCGATCTCGGCGTCGGCGACGTCGGCGAGCGGCCGGTCGCGGCCGAGCAACTCGATGGTGCGGTCGATGGCGGAGGCGTAGGCGCGGTGGATGTTGGGGTTGGCCGTGCGCGGGATCGCGAGGAAGGCGTCAGCAGCCACAGCGAGGCTGACGCCTCCGCCGCGCAGGGCGGCGATCTTCGGCGCGGCGCTCATGCCGGTCACCGCGCGACGCCTGCGGCGATGTACCGGATAACGTGTCGGAGTCGCGCATCGCCCCGGCAAGAGTTGCGCCTGGTCGTCGCGCCATCATGATCGCTTATGCACATGACAATAGGTGATTATCGCGTACATCTAAGCGATCATTACCTTACCTCGACGGCCCCTTATATCCCTTTTATCTACTCTTGTACGATCAAGCGGCTTTTGTTGATCTTTATGACAGGAGGTCGGGGGGACTATCCCCGAAGGGTCCGCCACGCCGCACCGTTAATGCGGCCGGGAAGGCTGCGATTCGCGGGGGCTCTGCATGGCCTTGACCTGCGGCGGGAGAGCCTTAGCGTTCGATCTCAGCCGGATGGCCCCGAGACCCCAAGAAAGCCTGGAGTTCCCGCGACCCCAAAGGTCGACGTTGGACCGTTGGGGTGGTCTGGGAGGTTATGCCCCCTTGGGTTCACCGAACCCAAGGTCGTTCATGGCCGGCCGATCTCGGAGCTGTACCAGGCAGTGCCCAGGACACGGCGACGGCGACCGGCTCGGCCCGGCGAGCGGCTGGGGACGCCTGAGCTGGTGTACGGAGCCAACCCCCGCGTGATCAGGCGTTCTCTGTCAGGGCAACGCTCGACACCGGACCAAGGCGTCCATGGAAGGGCCGGCCACACGCCTCCTCATCTTCACCACCACTACAAAAACCTCAACGAAGAGGAAGAGGCTTCACCGATCCCGAGATCCCTTCAACTGCTGGACCGACGTCTTCTGTACGGAGAACGCCCAGGTCCTGGAGCTATGGCGACGATGGAGGGCTCAGGGAACTGTGGGGTTATTCCTTAAGTAGAGACAGGCGAAGAACGGTGTGAGCAAGGGCCGCTGGGCTTCTGCCCTTCCACAGCGTGTGCAGGGATGTGCGCCCAACTCCAGCACTGTCAACTTCGTCAAGCCGATCGTCGCGGCAGACAAGATCACATAGGGTGCCGAACAGAACTTTTCATGACTAACCCCCCGGAGATAGCCCGCGTGAAGAAGTTTCTGGCAAGCGCAGCCCTGACCTCAGCCTTCATCGCCCTCCATCCAGCGAGCGCGCTGGCCACCCAAGCCCCTGCCAGTAGCGCCACCGCGCAAGCGTCCGCGTCGCCTACGCGGGCCAAGCTCACGATCAAGGGCGTCTTCCAGGCCACGGAGTATTGGTGCGCCCCGGCATCGGCTTCGGTCGCTCTGCGCACGCTCGGTATCAAGGTCAACCAAGCCACCTTGGCCAAGAAGATGCGAACCAACAAGGACGGCTCACTCGCCGATAACATCCTGCGGGTGCTGAACGCATACTCCAAGAAGACCGGGTACACCTATGTGCCCTCATCGGACGCGTACAGCTCCAAGCGTCTGGGCCAGCGGCTCGCCCACAGCATCGGCACCCTGGGCAAGGCCGTTCCGGTCCAGGTCTTCCTCGACCGGCTTCCCTGGTACAGGGACGTCGACTTCGGCCGGAAGAACGTCGGTCACGTCATGATCGTTCACGGCTATGACAAGGAGGCGAAGACCTTCATCGTCTGGGATCCCAATAACTACACGGGTGACGGCGGCGAGCACCGCATCACCTGGGCACAGCTCGCGAAGGCCTCCTTCTCGACCAACCCCGCTCCCGGTTACAGCCGCTGGGGCATCTACCAGCCCGTCAAGAAGTAGAAGGCGCCCGGCTGGGGCTGCGATGGCACCGCTCTGGGTCGTCCCTTCCCGTAGGCGCTCGGGAAGGGCAGGTCGCGGGCTCGTAGCCCGGGCTACGGACACGGCTGAGCGAACAATCCCGGCTCGATCTCCGCGAGGATGCCCAGGCCGGCGAGGCGTTTGAGCTTGGCGCGGGTGCTTTCGATGTTCTGCCGGGCCAAGGGCAGGTCGAGGACCAGGACGGGGCGGGACCATCCGACCACACTGTGGCATTGACGGCATCGACTAGCGAACCGCCCTCTCACGGCTCCAGAGGTCACGAACTGTGGCGATAGAGATCTTCGATCATCCTAGAACCCGAGTATCCGCAGGTCAGGGATAGGTACGTTGGATTCTCGGCCCAAACTGGCCTGTCGTTAACGAAGCTGTCACCAGGTACACGCGATTGCGTTATCCCTGCTCAGAGCCGCCTGAACCTGGAGATGGCCAACTGTGCGATCAACGCGCCGCTCGGTCGCGGCGGTCGGGTTCTTGGTCGTCGTCATGATGACGCCTTTCGTGTCGAAGCGTTGGGTAGTGGTCGTTCGTTCGGCGGTTCAGCGAAGGGCGGGGACGGGCTCCTCGGTGATGGGGTGGCCGGGGTGGTGCGGCGGGCGATGGTCAGGGCGGCGAGGATGCCTGCGAGGGTGAGTGCGGCCGCGACGTAGACCGCGTTGCGCAGGCCGTCGGAGGTGGCGGCGCGCAGCGCCTCGCCGGTCAGGCCGGTGAGCCCGGAGGCGGAGACGCTGACCAGGATGGCCAGGCCCACGCCGGTGCCGATCTGGAGGGCGGTGTTGGCCATGCCCCCTGCGGCGCCCTGGTCCTTGTCGGCCACGCCGGTGCCCGAGATGCCGAACATGGTCGGGTAGATCGTTCCCATGCCCGTGCCGTACACGACCAGGCCGGCGAGGATCGTCCAGTACGAGCCGTCGGTGCGCATGCCTGCGGCCATCAGCGCGCCGCCGGCGGAGCCGAGCAGCAGGGCGATGATCAGGGTAGCGCGGGCGCCAATGCGGTTGATCAGTCGTTCTGCGACGAAGTTGGCGATGCCGATCACCACGGAGAGGCTCAGGAAGGCCAGCCCTGCCTGCAGTGCCGAGTAGCCGAGCACGTCCTGGACGTACAGGGTGAGGAAGTAGACCAGGTTCTGCATGGTGATGCCGAAGGCGAGGATCACCAGCAGGCCGGCGCGGAGGTTGGGGTTGGCGAACAGCCGCAGCGGCATCAGCGGGTGCCTGGTGCGGGCCTCGATGATGACGAACGCGGTCAGCAGCGCCACGGCGAGGACGGCGGAGGTGAGGACGGAGGTCGCGTTCCAGCCGACCTCGGGGCCCTGGGCGATGGCGAAGACGAGCAGGGTCAGCCCGGCCGTTCCGGTCAGGGCGCCCGGGATGTCGAAGCCGCGTCCCCGTTCGCGCGGGCCGTCCACGTCGAGCAGGGCGAACGCGCCCACGGCGCCCGCCACGACCAGCGGCACGTTCACCAGGAACACCGCCTCCCAGCCGAACGCGTGGGTCAGCACACCGCCGAGCAGGGCGCCCAGGCTCAGCCCGCCCGCGCCTGCCCCGGCCCACACGGCCAGGGCGCGTACGCACTCGCGGCCTTCGGTGAATCTGGTGGTGACCAGCGAGAGCGTGGCCGGGAACAGGACGGCGCCGCCGATTCCCTTGATCGACGACCTGTGGGGTGACGCGCCGCCGCGCAATCCGTCCGGGGCACTACAGGTCAAGGTCTCGCAGCTACGCCGCGCCCTGGACGAGGCCGAGCCAGGCGCCAGGGACCTGGTGTCCTTCGAGGCGGCCATGGGGTACCGGCTTCGGATCGATGCGGAGGCCGTCGACGCGATGCGGTTCACCGGGCTGCTGGCGCGGGCGCGCGAGGCGCCCAGCCCGCGTTCACGGGCGGGCCTGCTGACCGAGGCGCTTGAGCTGTGGCGCGGGCCGGCCTACGCCGACTTCGCCGACGAGGAGTTCGCGCGGCTGGCGATGGCGTTCCTGGAAGAGCAGCGGCTCACCGCCCTCGAGGAACGGGCGGAGGCGCGCCTGAAGATCGGTGAGCTGGGTGCCCTGGCGGGCGAACTGGGCGACCTGGTGGAACGCCATCCGCTGCGCGAACGCCTCCGCGCCGCGTACATGCGCGCCCTGTACGGCACCGGCCGGCAGAGCGACGCCCTCGAGACCTACGCCGACCTGCTGACGCGGCTGCGTGAGGAACTGGGCCTGGACCCAGGGCCGGAGATCGCCGGACTCCACCGCCGGATCCTCGAGCAGGACCCTGCCCTGGCCACTACGCCAGGGGCGGCGCCGCGGACGAACCTGCCCGCGCAGATCAGCGAGCTGGTCGGGCGTGAGGAGGCGATGGCCCAGGTCCAGGCGCTGCTGAAGTCGGCCAGGCTGGTCACTCTCACCGGCCCAGGCGGTGTCGGCAAGACGCGGATGGCCCTGGAGACCGCCGCTGGAGTCGCCCCTCTCCCCGGCCGACACCGGGGCGGCGACCCTCCGCAGGTTCAGCGCCGTCCGGTTGTTCGAGGCACGCGCGGCGGCCGCCGTTCCTGGGTTCGTGATCGACCACGCCAACGCCCGAGCGGTCGCGGCGATCTGCCGCCGGCTGGACGGCGTCCCGCTGGCCCTGGAGCTGGCGGCCACCCGCCTGCGCGCACTGGACGTCCACGACCTGGCCGAACGGCTCGACGACCGGTTCCGGCTGCTCTCCTCTGGACACCGCGGCGCCCCGGCACGGCAGCGGACCCTGCGCGCGATGATCGACTGGAGCTGGGAGCTGCTGTCCGAGCCGGAACGCCTTGTCCTGCGGCGCCTCGCCGTACACACGGAGGGCTGCGCGCTGGAGGCAGCCGAGGAGATCTGCGCGGACGGCGGCGACGTGGCGCCAGAGGACGTCCTCGACCTGCTGGCCCGCCTCGTCGACCGTTCGATGGTGGTCAGGGCCGGTGGGGTGGGCAGTAGCCGCTACCGGGGGGAAGCTCAGATCTCCTGGAACATCCCCGGCAACCTGAGCGAGATCACGCGAGTGGTCGAAGCCTGCGCCGATAACGACCTGATGGTCTTCCCCGAAGGAGCCCTGTCCGGCTACGGCGCCGACCTGACGCCGCTTTCCCGGCTGAATCCGGCCGAGTTGGAGGCGGCCATCACCGAACTCGCCGAGGTAGCCGCGCGAACCGGTGCCCACGTGATCTGGAGGGCAGACCAAGTACGGGAGAAAGGTCATGCCCCCGCCGCCTACTGTGCCGAGGTCAGAGGCATGACTGTCCCTTTCTCCCGTACTTGGTCTGCCCCCCACGTAGGGGAGAGCGGGGGCTACGGCGTCAGCACGATCCTGCCTATGTCAGCGTTGGGCCGTGGACGTCGGGTGACGGCCGCACTTTCGCGCGGAGATCGCCCGCGTCAGAATAAATCATGGTCTGCAGCCCCCTCATCGAGGGCGACCCCCAGCGCATCGGCGGCTACGCATTGGCGGGCAGGCTGGGCGTGGGTGGTCAGGGCGTGGTGTTCGAGGGTTACGGGCCCGATGGCGCCCGGGTGGCGATCAAGGTGCTGCACGCCGACATGTCCGCGCTGCGGCCCCTGGACGGCGAGGTGGCAGCGCTGTTACGGGTGGCGCCCTTCTGCACGG comes from Streptosporangium roseum DSM 43021 and encodes:
- a CDS encoding dicarboxylate/amino acid:cation symporter; the protein is MSRLIVGALVLGVGAGLVLHYQFASSREEIVAVLETVTHLFLNLIKMVIAPLIFATIVGGITGMAKATGIGSLFARSMVWFVSASLLIGAYGFLAAHAMGVGDGLNLTPAAGGAGIETEPVTPATFVEGLVPQSFIEALASNKPIQILVFSMFFGVALLALKSANGDSRLADAIDELTNVMLKVTGYVMALAPIGVFTAVAAALTAEGVGAFATYGSLIVSFYTALAGLWAALIAVGALFLGRGVLRLLAAVREPMFIAFSTSSTEAAFPKMISSLTSYGVDRRTTGLILPLGYAFNIDGSMMYMMFSSVFLVNAYDIDMPLAQQILMCLVLLVSSKGMAGVPRGALVIIAAVVPGFGVPAAGVALLLVIDQLLDMGRTATNILGNAVAVAVLGRGTTGTTTHGTTRAGDVPAAATEPVR
- a CDS encoding DUF6493 family protein → MLRLRVSDDRGMALALALLRETGVEPPPHDPLLDHLLPRLFEAEGVGQVLQWDGEPRAGWLGALAALAEAGRVKREALIEGCVRRFLRGGTAIDLRFFVRLHEMLDPSPAEAASHARDYLRLLPASPGPVAELAMRRLRAYDALTADDLAEAWEALLLRPERKLVRAGLAWLDRSVRRTPALAEVIAAPLARAFAADSAELQEKAVEVALAHAGGMSEEGRATVREAIELLAPHLGHRAATAFAGGTVAGTGPTFVPPPLPAAPERACGVAPPIEAVEELSRLMREGARSWRAWERLLAGFVTLVGRDRAGVAAALRPWLLDGLTWEYRQESWERADQWLRGAARSLTATAPTPRAWQRLMPKADLAAPQLLLLHRGAEILRAVEEDTLPPLLLATPTHSTGHVAAAEMVRRLEVIEAAGAKPLAADLQQALLRLPRTPDPEAAERAARLTSAAGKILAAWTCPEVEIELEWTCGSDGGDHDWHDRSHHHEVRLVPTATAVPVGLPLVDLMLGVLRHWSQAEHREWWPSTLPSHREVATAYLMQHVLRRFWDESFVGPEQARDLARAEGPAGAAFSALLARVLGDPQMPESVDVLLEVAARGELPAAEIGRQAGLLVAGGEVRMIDMVAELDAVARRGAPAHVCRITAAALPAPGERPRNGLAGFVTLAAAPGWSRLAVRRAQVGAHALTTVSARNSYGSGEPPLG
- a CDS encoding site-specific integrase, with amino-acid sequence MRPNAARRAPTRPARSPRPPSTGCCRAATSRCARRRCGGCFYETAARAAEILALNVEDLDLEHRRAPVRSKGGAVEWVYWDSGTAHLLPRLLRLPDGSTRTHGPLFLSERRPVPARRPAAADICPHTGRARLGYDRARALLDKYAGLDLHRLRHSAATHLGDAEIPLQLIMGKTRHKNPRTAMRYVKPGAEAIAKVTKVLAPRRRTH
- a CDS encoding C39 family peptidase, yielding MKKFLASAALTSAFIALHPASALATQAPASSATAQASASPTRAKLTIKGVFQATEYWCAPASASVALRTLGIKVNQATLAKKMRTNKDGSLADNILRVLNAYSKKTGYTYVPSSDAYSSKRLGQRLAHSIGTLGKAVPVQVFLDRLPWYRDVDFGRKNVGHVMIVHGYDKEAKTFIVWDPNNYTGDGGEHRITWAQLAKASFSTNPAPGYSRWGIYQPVKK
- a CDS encoding MFS transporter → MTCSAPDGLRGGASPHRSSIKGIGGAVLFPATLSLVTTRFTEGRECVRALAVWAGAGAGGLSLGALLGGVLTHAFGWEAVFLVNVPLVVAGAVGAFALLDVDGPRERGRGFDIPGALTGTAGLTLLVFAIAQGPEVGWNATSVLTSAVLAVALLTAFVIIEARTRHPLMPLRLFANPNLRAGLLVILAFGITMQNLVYFLTLYVQDVLGYSALQAGLAFLSLSVVIGIANFVAERLINRIGARATLIIALLLGSAGGALMAAGMRTDGSYWTILAGLVVYGTGMGTIYPTMFGISGTGVADKDQGAAGGMANTALQIGTGVGLAILVSVSASGLTGLTGEALRAATSDGLRNAVYVAAALTLAGILAALTIARRTTPATPSPRSPSPPFAEPPNERPLPNASTRKASS
- a CDS encoding AfsR/SARP family transcriptional regulator, which codes for MRFTGLLARAREAPSPRSRAGLLTEALELWRGPAYADFADEEFARLAMAFLEEQRLTALEERAEARLKIGELGALAGELGDLVERHPLRERLRAAYMRALYGTGRQSDALETYADLLTRLREELGLDPGPEIAGLHRRILEQDPALATTPGAAPRTNLPAQISELVGREEAMAQVQALLKSARLVTLTGPGGVGKTRMALETAAGVAPLPGRHRGGDPPQVQRRPVVRGTRGGRRSWVRDRPRQRPSGRGDLPPAGRRPAGPGAGGHPPARTGRPRPGRTARRPVPAALLWTPRRPGTAADPARDDRLELGAAVRAGTPCPAAPRRTHGGLRAGGSRGDLRGRRRRGARGRPRPAGPPRRPFDGGQGRWGGQ